The genome window GATCTCTTCCGGTGTAGCCGTTCGTGGAACACCCAGTACTTCGTAGTAATCTCTCTGTGTCATAGTCACCACTAAGCGAGTGGCCTTTTTCTTAAGACCACTCGCTGAATTGTATCACGATTGAGGGATTCCCCTCATCCACATTGTCCAACGAGGGGAATCCCGCTTCAATGTTTACAGATTTTTAAACTCGCCATCCACGACGTTATCACCGCCGGGTTGGGTTTCGCCGGTTGCGCTGCCTGAGCCGTCACCACCCGCAGGCGCGCCACTCTGATACATGCTGGCACCCACTTTCTGCACCAACTGCATCAAGGCATCGGACTTGGAGCGGATATCGGCAATGTTGTCGCCATTCATGGCATTGCGCACCTGCACAATTTGCTCATTCAACTGCTTCTTCAGATCTTCAGGGATCTTCTCTCCCTGTTCGCGGAGCAATTTCTCGGCGGTGTAAATGGTATTATCCGCCTGATTGCGGGTCTCGATGAGTTCCTTGCGGCGGCGGTCCTCTTCGGCATGGGCTTCGGCTTCCTTGCGCATGCGCTCAATTTCGGCTTCGCTCAACCCGGAAGACGCCGTGATGGTGATATGCTGACTGCGGCCGGTGGCTTTGTCCATGGCGGTCACTTTGAGGATACCGTTGGCGTCGATATCGAACGTCACCTCAATTTGCGGCACACCGCGCGGCGCCGGCGGGATGCCATCCAGGATGAAGCGGCCCAGCGATTTGTTATCCGCCGCCATGGGGCGTTCGCCCTGCACCACATGGATTTCCACCTGGGTTTGTCCATCAGAAGCGGTGGAGAAAATCTGGCTCTTGCGGGTGGGAATGGTGGTGTTGCGCTCAATCAACGGCGTGGCTACACCGCCCAGCGTCTCCACCGAGAGGGTCAGCGGGGTGACGTCCAGCAAGAGGATATCCTTAACTTCACCACCCAGCACACCCGCCTGGATTGCCGCGCCCACTGCCACTACCTCATCGGGGTTGACGCCCTTGTGCGGTTCTTTGCCGAACATGCGGCGTACGGCTTCCTGCACCGCGGGCATGCGGGTCATGCCACCCACCAGCACCACCTCGTGGACATCCCCGGGTTGTAAACCGGCATCCTGCAAAGCGCGGCGCACCGGTTCGAGAGTGCGCTCGACCAGATCGCCGGTAAGTTGCTCCAGTTTAGCACGGGTGAGGGTCATCACCAGATGCTTGGGACC of Anaerolinea thermophila UNI-1 contains these proteins:
- the dnaK gene encoding molecular chaperone DnaK, with amino-acid sequence MGKIIGIDLGTTNSVAAVMMGGEPVVIPSAEGERLVPSVVAYNKNHERLVGRPARNQAIINPENTIFSIKRFMGRKYDDPEVQRTISRVPYKVTKAPNGDVRVILDGREYSPPEISAMILAKIKADAEAYLGEPVTQAVITVPAYFNDAQRNATKDAGKIAGLEVLRIINEPTASSLAYGLDKKKNEVIAVYDLGGGTFDISVLDVGDGVFQVRSTSGDTFLGGDDFDQRIMDYLINEFKNETGIDLRNDRQALQRLKEAAEKAKIELSSMLQTEINLPYITADASGPKHLVMTLTRAKLEQLTGDLVERTLEPVRRALQDAGLQPGDVHEVVLVGGMTRMPAVQEAVRRMFGKEPHKGVNPDEVVAVGAAIQAGVLGGEVKDILLLDVTPLTLSVETLGGVATPLIERNTTIPTRKSQIFSTASDGQTQVEIHVVQGERPMAADNKSLGRFILDGIPPAPRGVPQIEVTFDIDANGILKVTAMDKATGRSQHITITASSGLSEAEIERMRKEAEAHAEEDRRRKELIETRNQADNTIYTAEKLLREQGEKIPEDLKKQLNEQIVQVRNAMNGDNIADIRSKSDALMQLVQKVGASMYQSGAPAGGDGSGSATGETQPGGDNVVDGEFKNL